From the genome of Methanobrevibacter smithii ATCC 35061, one region includes:
- the rplJ gene encoding 50S ribosomal protein L16, with the protein MVRAYTRRDYIRKTPNSRIVQYDMGNLTDEFPVSVSLAVKKPAQIRHNSLEAARIASNRLMQRKAGRLGYHLKLRTYPHQIVRENPMATGAGADRVQSGMRNAFGKPISVEAIVKAGQRIITIDTNKKNFEDAKLALKRAGMKLPVSCRIVVDKGEELVL; encoded by the coding sequence ATGGTTCGTGCTTATACAAGAAGAGATTATATTAGAAAAACCCCAAATTCAAGAATTGTTCAATATGATATGGGTAATTTAACTGACGAGTTTCCAGTTTCAGTAAGTTTAGCTGTAAAAAAACCTGCTCAAATTAGACATAACTCTTTAGAAGCAGCAAGGATTGCATCTAACAGGCTTATGCAAAGAAAAGCTGGAAGATTAGGTTACCACTTAAAATTAAGAACTTACCCTCACCAAATTGTAAGGGAAAATCCTATGGCTACCGGTGCAGGAGCAGATAGGGTTCAAAGTGGTATGAGAAACGCATTTGGTAAACCAATCAGTGTTGAAGCTATTGTTAAAGCAGGTCAAAGGATTATTACCATTGACACCAACAAGAAAAACTTTGAAGATGCTAAATTAGCATTAAAAAGAGCAGGGATGAAATTACCAGTTTCCTGTAGAATTGTTGTTGACAAAGGCGAAGAATTAGTTTTATAA